One genomic window of Prochlorococcus sp. MIT 0801 includes the following:
- a CDS encoding PspA/IM30 family protein, which produces MGLFDRLSRLIRANLNAFVSDAEDPIKILDQSVADMQEDLVKLRQAVAMAIASQKRLENQANQAKEQIKNWFTRAELALKKGEDDLAREALSRKKTFQETYESLSTQFQTQNGQVEKLKKSLLLLERKIAEARTKKDMLKARAQAAKAQQQIQSTVGDLGSKSAMAAFERMEDKVEALEASGQAALELAGEDLESKFAALEGGDGIEKELETLRTQLKSGVEAIALPPSELDVNEVKTVEIQEVEVELEAMKKSIDNS; this is translated from the coding sequence ATGGGATTATTCGATAGGTTAAGTCGATTGATAAGGGCAAATCTAAATGCTTTTGTCAGTGATGCAGAAGATCCAATAAAAATACTTGATCAGTCTGTTGCTGATATGCAAGAAGACTTGGTGAAGCTTCGTCAAGCTGTCGCTATGGCCATTGCAAGTCAAAAAAGATTAGAGAATCAGGCAAATCAAGCAAAAGAGCAAATAAAGAATTGGTTCACCAGAGCTGAATTAGCCTTAAAGAAGGGAGAGGATGATCTAGCTAGAGAAGCATTAAGTAGAAAAAAAACTTTTCAAGAAACTTATGAATCTTTATCGACTCAATTTCAAACACAAAATGGTCAAGTTGAAAAACTAAAGAAAAGCCTTTTGTTATTAGAGAGAAAGATTGCCGAGGCTCGAACTAAAAAAGACATGCTTAAAGCAAGAGCTCAGGCAGCCAAAGCTCAGCAACAAATTCAAAGTACAGTTGGTGATTTAGGGAGCAAGTCCGCCATGGCTGCTTTTGAAAGAATGGAAGACAAAGTAGAGGCATTGGAAGCTTCTGGGCAAGCTGCATTAGAGTTGGCTGGAGAAGATCTAGAAAGTAAGTTCGCAGCATTAGAAGGAGGTGATGGTATAGAGAAAGAATTAGAGACATTGAGGACTCAATTGAAATCGGGAGTTGAGGCAATCGCTTTGCCTCCTTCTGAATTAGATGTTAATGAAGTAAAAACAGTAGAAATCCAAGAAGTTGAAGTTGAATTAGAGGCGATGAAAAAGTCAATAGATAATTCTTGA
- a CDS encoding biotin--[acetyl-CoA-carboxylase] ligase — MNNQKFDRGVGLIYRCHKLNNSSPRSWRIMLKTICASTEIELSNWIAEQPVRKNQPIAIFSSCQRFGQGQSDRIWHAPKGGVWVSAAINREDSSENNSQLYGLAVALALVERIERIGVNVKIKWPNDLLVDGQKLAGILPRLFFRGGKLRLLRVGVGLNVFNNVPKEGISLKQIIGAKTMNINFWSSEVLLAIERSLDLLVNKNFLCSQVEKRFWSRKYIDKETGLKWDIKGIDSSGRLILLRENKVKVLSDYN; from the coding sequence ATGAATAATCAAAAATTCGATAGAGGGGTTGGGTTGATCTATAGATGTCACAAATTAAATAATTCCTCTCCTAGGTCTTGGAGAATAATGCTGAAAACTATTTGTGCTAGTACAGAAATAGAACTATCGAATTGGATTGCAGAGCAACCTGTAAGAAAAAATCAGCCAATAGCTATTTTTTCTTCTTGCCAAAGATTTGGTCAAGGTCAATCTGATCGAATTTGGCATGCACCAAAAGGAGGGGTTTGGGTTAGTGCGGCTATTAACAGGGAAGATTCTAGTGAAAATAATTCTCAGCTTTATGGGTTAGCGGTGGCATTAGCTTTGGTTGAAAGAATTGAACGGATAGGGGTTAATGTCAAAATAAAATGGCCTAATGATTTATTAGTTGATGGCCAAAAATTAGCTGGAATTTTACCTAGATTATTTTTTAGAGGAGGAAAACTTAGATTATTAAGAGTTGGAGTAGGTTTAAACGTTTTTAATAATGTTCCTAAAGAGGGGATTTCACTAAAACAAATAATTGGAGCTAAAACAATGAATATAAATTTTTGGTCTTCAGAAGTTCTACTTGCAATAGAAAGATCTTTAGATCTTTTAGTTAATAAAAATTTCCTGTGCAGTCAGGTCGAAAAAAGATTTTGGTCAAGAAAATACATTGATAAAGAAACTGGATTAAAATGGGATATCAAAGGTATAGATTCAAGTGGAAGATTGATTCTTTTAAGAGAAAATAAAGTGAAGGTATTGTCTGATTACAATTGA
- a CDS encoding ABC transporter ATP-binding protein gives MKKSVARLTNVNKFYGEGSVKVKALDELNLDVYQGDYLAVMGASGSGKSTAMNILGCLDRPTNGTYELNGTAVEKLDDDLLADIRNKELGFVFQQFHLLQEVSALENVMLPMIYACVPSSERKKRAEEALKRVGLGNRMTNLPNQLSGGQQQRVAIARAIINQPSLLLADEPTGALDSKTTEDVLNLFDQLHSQGITIVLVTHEDNVAQRAKKIARFRDGKVTEITHN, from the coding sequence TTGAAAAAGTCTGTAGCGCGACTAACGAATGTTAATAAATTTTATGGGGAAGGCTCGGTCAAAGTGAAAGCTCTTGACGAACTAAACCTTGATGTTTATCAGGGTGATTACCTTGCCGTAATGGGTGCAAGTGGATCTGGTAAAAGTACTGCAATGAATATACTTGGATGCCTTGATCGTCCTACTAATGGGACTTATGAATTAAACGGAACTGCTGTAGAAAAGCTAGATGATGACCTGCTTGCAGATATTAGAAACAAAGAACTTGGTTTTGTTTTTCAGCAATTTCATCTACTTCAAGAAGTTTCAGCACTTGAGAATGTCATGCTTCCAATGATTTATGCATGCGTCCCCTCTTCAGAGAGAAAGAAGCGCGCTGAAGAAGCTCTTAAACGAGTAGGGCTTGGGAACAGGATGACCAATCTCCCTAATCAATTATCAGGGGGACAACAACAACGAGTTGCCATAGCAAGGGCAATAATCAATCAGCCATCCCTGCTATTAGCAGACGAACCAACTGGTGCTCTTGATTCCAAAACTACTGAAGATGTTTTAAATCTTTTTGACCAACTTCATAGTCAAGGAATCACAATAGTCTTAGTTACTCATGAAGACAATGTTGCTCAACGAGCAAAAAAAATAGCAAGGTTTAGAGATGGCAAAGTAACAGAGATTACTCATAATTAA
- a CDS encoding NAD(P)H-quinone oxidoreductase subunit N yields the protein MGELLSFQIFINEPVELLNVSLNAKAVLPEAAVLMAMLGTLLVDLAGEKVSARWSPPICYAGLGSALILLIMQWNGEIQESFLGAFIADNLAIAFRGVIALSTLISLLISWRYADQNGSPIGEFAAILLAATLGAMLLCGSTDLVSVFVSLETLSVASYLLSGYLKRDSRSSEAALKYLLVGSAAAAVFLYGASLLYGISGSTNLKEIGLTLLNAPTPLSALALVFVLSTVAFKIAAVPFHQWTPDVYEGSPTPVVAFLSVGSKAAGFALAIRILVGCFSAFDTQWKLLFTVLAVLSMTLGNVVALAQKSMKRMLAYSSIGQAGFVMIGLVCGTEDGFAAMVLYMAAYLFMNLGAFACIILFSIRTGSDQISDYAGLYQKDPLITLGLSLCLLSLGGIPPMLGFFGKIYLFFAGWADGQYLLVSVGLVTSVISIYYYISVIKMMVVTEPKEASDVVKAYPSIEWSMPGMSSLKVALIFCVLVTAIGGIISNPLFDFADSAVNGTPLLREAITLASKSSIG from the coding sequence ATGGGAGAACTCTTGTCTTTTCAAATATTCATAAATGAGCCTGTAGAGCTTTTAAATGTTTCTCTAAATGCTAAAGCTGTGCTTCCAGAGGCTGCCGTTCTAATGGCAATGCTGGGAACGCTTTTGGTTGATTTGGCTGGTGAAAAGGTATCAGCCCGCTGGTCTCCTCCAATCTGTTACGCAGGCCTTGGTAGTGCTTTGATTTTGCTGATAATGCAATGGAATGGAGAAATTCAAGAATCTTTTTTAGGTGCATTTATTGCAGACAATCTTGCTATTGCTTTTAGAGGGGTGATTGCTCTTTCAACTCTTATTTCTTTACTAATTAGTTGGAGATATGCTGATCAAAATGGAAGTCCTATTGGAGAATTTGCTGCAATATTATTAGCTGCAACTCTTGGAGCAATGCTTCTATGTGGTTCAACTGATTTGGTAAGTGTTTTTGTTTCATTAGAAACACTTTCTGTGGCTAGCTACCTGCTTTCTGGATATCTCAAAAGAGACTCAAGAAGTTCAGAAGCAGCTTTGAAATACTTGTTAGTTGGTTCAGCTGCAGCCGCTGTATTTCTTTATGGAGCATCCTTACTTTATGGAATAAGTGGATCTACAAATTTAAAAGAAATAGGATTAACTTTACTAAATGCTCCTACACCTTTGTCAGCATTAGCTCTGGTTTTCGTATTGTCTACAGTAGCTTTCAAAATCGCAGCAGTTCCATTTCATCAATGGACACCAGATGTTTACGAAGGTTCTCCTACTCCAGTAGTTGCCTTCTTATCAGTAGGTTCCAAAGCAGCAGGTTTTGCACTCGCAATAAGAATACTAGTCGGATGTTTTAGCGCTTTTGACACACAATGGAAATTGCTATTTACCGTTTTAGCTGTTCTCAGTATGACTCTGGGAAATGTTGTAGCACTAGCTCAAAAATCAATGAAAAGGATGCTTGCTTATAGCTCAATTGGACAAGCTGGCTTTGTAATGATTGGTTTGGTTTGCGGAACTGAAGATGGTTTTGCAGCGATGGTTCTGTATATGGCTGCTTATTTGTTTATGAATCTTGGTGCTTTTGCATGCATAATCCTTTTCTCAATCAGGACGGGTAGTGATCAAATCTCAGATTATGCAGGACTGTACCAAAAAGATCCATTAATCACATTAGGATTAAGTTTATGCCTTCTCTCCTTGGGAGGCATTCCTCCAATGTTGGGATTCTTTGGGAAGATTTATTTATTTTTTGCTGGATGGGCGGATGGGCAATACTTATTAGTAAGCGTTGGTCTAGTTACCTCTGTTATTTCAATTTACTATTATATTTCAGTTATAAAAATGATGGTAGTAACAGAACCTAAAGAAGCCTCAGATGTTGTAAAAGCATATCCATCTATAGAATGGTCAATGCCTGGGATGTCATCTCTCAAAGTGGCTTTGATTTTTTGTGTTCTCGTAACTGCTATTGGTGGAATTATTTCAAATCCTCTCTTCGATTTTGCAGATAGTGCGGTAAACGGAACTCCATTACTTCGTGAAGCCATTACTCTTGCAAGTAAAAGTTCAATTGGTTAA